The following coding sequences are from one Dreissena polymorpha isolate Duluth1 chromosome 8, UMN_Dpol_1.0, whole genome shotgun sequence window:
- the LOC127840934 gene encoding phosphatidylinositol transfer protein 3-like translates to MSDGEDASKIKELWGRIEGYEHDHDDPDFLSEQTLRRYLIARDWDVSAAEKQLKDTLQWRRETKPQHVVCAFCQKTPGGHAMRQVGFDKSGRSVIYSCFAQCCTQHQPVDSAIQHLVYLLENAVRASKHGTYSFVWVIDFKGMKITSCNPRLALAVEHIVSNHYPERLGACIVVNHGILFQTFWVAVRGVIHARTAAKLHIHRHFHKVEEDFTELFPDELKRWLLEEIRLNKSHPLPDSQKTFWKGISGLEGHDPRGCDSYIREHVDNFPIKEYLDQCNSVAKSKMHLPHQNILDELLQKQNS, encoded by the exons ATGTCGGATGGTGAAGACGCTTCGAAGATAAAGGAACTCTGGGGTCGCATCGAGGGCTACGAACACGATCATGATGACCCGGACTTCCTGTCCGAACAAAC ATTACGCCGCTACTTGATAGCACGTGACTGGGACGTGTCTGCTGCTGAGAAGCAATTAAAGGATACTCTTCAGTGGAGGCGGGAAACCAAACCACAACATGTCGTCTGCGCGTTCTGCCAGAAAACACCCGGCGGTCATGCAATG cgCCAAGTGGGCTTTGACAAGTCTGGTCGGTCCGTGATTTACTCGTGTTTCGCACAGTGCTGCACTCAACACCAGCCGGTCGACAGCGCGATTCAGCACCTCGTATACCTGCTCGAAAACGCCGTGCGGGCCTCCAAGCATGGCACTTACAGCTTCGTCTGGGTCATTGACTTTAAAG GTATGAAGATAACGTCATGTAACCCGAGGCTAGCGTTAGCGGTGGAGCACATTGTCTCAAATCACTACCCGGAGCGCCTGGGAGCGTGCATTGTCGTCAACCACGGAATTCTCTTTCAGACGTTCTGGGTCGCCGTCCGGGGCGTAATTCACGCGCGTACGGCCGCCAAGCTGCATATACATCGCCACTTCCACAAGGTAGAGGAGGACTTTACCGAACTGTTTCCGGATGAGCTCAAACGCTGGTTGTTGGAAGAAATCCGGTTGAACAAGTCCCATCCTCTTCCGGATTCGCAAAAGACATTCTGGAAGGGCATTTCCGGTTTAGAAGGTCACGATCCCCGTGGTTGCGACTCGTACATTCGAGAACACGTCGACAATTTCCCGATCAAAGAATATTTGGACCAATGCAATAGTGTGGCTAAATCGAAGATGCATTTACCGCATCAAAACATTTTAGATGAACtgttacaaaaacaaaactcttaA
- the LOC127840488 gene encoding biorientation of chromosomes in cell division protein 1-like 1: protein MLQLKDGIAVKWNIGIFKLKGENTNMQDPAIQPLELVDKLSTTVDRGNIPPEGSYSQLNKDVTDGIPTGKYNIQENEDLRHKGNLQSYSEKEIEDKCVQVLTTQEGNSQLGEGNRAALQDSSMIKDNVHNKVKPETENVEKSDFKDDEEIERKCVQVLTTQEGNPQLGEGNRSALQDSSMLKDSVHTKVKPETENVEKSDFKDDEEIKGKGVQVLTTQEGNSQIGEGNKAALQKSSLLKDNVHNKVKSETESVEKSDVKDDEETEGKGVQVLTTQEGNSQLGERNRAALQDSSMLEDNEHNKVKPDTENVEKSDFKDDEETEGKGVQVLTTQAGNSQLGEGNKAALQDSSLLKDNVHNKVKPETENIEKSDFKDDEKIEGKGVQVLTTQEGNSQLGEGNRAALQDSSMLKDNVHNKVKPETENVAKSDFKDDEKIDGKGVQVLTTQEGNSQLGEGNRAALQDSSMLKDNVHNKVKPETENVEKSDFKDDEEIEGKVVQALTTQEGNSQLGEGNRAALQDSSMLKDNVHNKVKPETENVDKSDFKNDEDKSPKQGIPELNKAINPEVTGRLQDQESKQVDNFNKLQEDDSRLSGEITCTKQSKADITENVTNNGTKQSAKVKKKDSKKDKDMTSERSSSKPQTRQTHYKPLNKKI from the exons ATGTTACAACTGAAGGACGGAATTGCAGTCAAATGGAACATAGGCATATTCAAG TTGAAAGGAGAGAACACCAATATGCAAGATCCAGCAATACAACCACTGGAATTGGTTGATAAACTTAGTACAACTGTTGACAGAGGTAACATTCCACCCGAAGGCAGTTATTCCCAACTCAACAAGGATGTAACAGATGGAATACCGACAGGAAAATATAACATTCAGGAAAATGAAGATTTGAGACACAAAGGAAATCTACAATCGTACTCGGAAAAAGAAATTGAAGATAAATGTGTGCAAGTATTGACAACCCAAGAAGGTAACTCTCAATTAGGCGAGGGGAATAGGGCTGCACTGCAAGACAGCTCCATGATAAAAGACAATGTACACAATAAAGTAAAACCAGAAACGGAAAACGTTGAGAAATCTGATTTTAAAGACGACGAAGAAATTGAACGTAAATGTGTCCAAGTATTGACAACCCAAGAAGGTAACCCTCAATTAGGCGAGGGGAATAGGTCTGCACTGCAAGATAGTTCCATGTTAAAAGACAGTGTACACACTAAAGTAAAACCAGAAACGGAAAACGTTGAGAAATCTGATTTTAAAGACGACGAAGAAATTAAAGGTAAAGGTGTGCAAGTATTGACAACCCAAGAAGGTAACTCTCAAATAGGCGAGGGGAATAAGGCTGCACTGCAAAAAAGCTCCTTGTTAAAAGACAATGTACACAATAAAGTAAAATCAGAAACGGAAAGCGTTGAGAAATCTGACGTTAAAGACGACGAAGAAACTGAAGGTAAAGGTGTGCAAGTATTGACAACCCAAGAAGGTAACTCTCAATTAGGTGAGAGGAATAGGGCTGCACTGCAAGACAGCTCCATGTTAGAAGACAATGAACACAATAAAGTAAAACCAGATACGGAAAACGTTGAGAAATCTGACTTTAAAGACGACGAAGAAACTGAAGGTAAAGGTGTGCAAGTATTGACAACCCAAGCAGGTAACTCTCAATTAGGCGAGGGGAATAAGGCTGCACTGCAAGACAGCTCCTTGTTAAAAGACAATGTACACAATAAAGTAAAACCAGAAACGGAAAACATTGAGAAATCTGATTTTAAAGACGACGAAAAAATTGAAGGTAAAGGTGTGCAAGTATTGACAACCCAAGAAGGTAACTCTCAATTAGGCGAGGGGAATAGGGCTGCACTGCAAGACAGCTCCATGTTAAAAGACAATGTACACAATAAAGTAAAACCAGAAACGGAAAACGTTGCGAAATCTGATTTTAAAGACGACGAAAAAATTGATGGTAAAGGAGTGCAAGTATTGACAACCCAAGAAGGTAACTCTCAATTAGGCGAGGGGAATAGGGCTGCACTGCAAGACAGCTCAATGTTAAAAGACAATGTACACAATAAAGTAAAACCAGAAACGGAAAACGTTGAGAAATCTGATTTTAAAGACGACGAAGAAATTGAAGGTAAAGTTGTGCAAGCATTGACAACCCAAGAAGGTAACTCTCAATTGGGCGAGGGGAATAGGGCTGCACTGCAAGACAGCTCCATGTTAAAAGACAATGTACACAATAAAGTAAAACCAGAAACGGAAAACGTTGATAAATCTGATTTTAAGAACGATGAAGACAAATCACCCAAACAGGGCATTCCAGAACTTAACAAAGCGATAAACCCTGAGGTAACGGGACGCTTGCAAGATCAAGAAAGCAAACAAGTGGACAACTTTAATAAACTCCAAGAGGACGATTCCCGACTGAGCGGAGAGATCACATGCACAAAACAATCTAAAGCTGACATAACAGAAAATGTGACAAATAACGGAACTAAACAATCagcaaaagttaaaaaaaaagatagcAAAAAAGACAAAGATATGACGTCCGAACGCAGTTCATCCAAACCCCAAACACGACAAACTCATTATAAACCCCTTAACAAAAAA ATATGA